GATGCTCCGATCGCGAAGATTCTCAACTATGGGAAGCTTCAGTATCAAAAGAAAAAACGTCAGAGCCAGAGTGCTAGACCCACAGTCAAGGAAGTTCGGTTCGGACTAAACGTGGGTATAGCTGATTACAATTTACGCATTGAGAAAGCAGTTCAATGGTTGAGTAAAGGCGATTCTGTGAAATTTGCCATCCGTTTACGAGGCCGAGAACATCAATATCGCGATCAAGCAGGAGAACTGCTAGACCGAATTGCAAACGATCTCAGTCAAGTAGGTAAAATCCAGTCGTTGGATAAACGCGCACTAATTGTTCAAGTTATTCCTGCTTAGTTAATCTGGCGATCGCTCGAAGATGTATTGTGGCAGCTTGTAAGGAACGAAAAAAGCCGGAGACAATCAATATTGTTGTTACTCAAGGTAAATTTAACTTTCCGACCAAACAAGCGCCACGCGCCGGGATATAACCAAATCAATCGGCGCATTTAGTGATTAGGTGTGTCAAGGCATCAATCAAGCGATCGCTTTCCATTGGTATAATATCGCTCCCGTGCATGACATCCTGAGTAATATGAAAATGCACTAATGCCCCTAAGAGAATTCTCGCTGTTGCTTCTGGGTCAGGTATATTTAGCTCAGGAGCGGCCAAATATTGAGTGAGAGTTTCTGTCACTGGCTTAATCATCGCCTGAACACAAATTTGAGCTAACTCTGGAAAACGACCAGATTCCCCTATTAATACTCGCATAAATGCAGTATGTTCTTGGTCATTCTTCATCAGGTCTAATGCTTTGGTTCCTAAGTGATGCAGTACCGCTGCTGGTTCTCCTTCAATAGGTTCTGTGCCAAAAATGGAGTCGTTTTTTTTGCTTGCCAGTTGCTCTAAAAGTACTTTAAACAGTCCTTCTTTATCTTGAAAGTGGCTGTAGACTGTCGCTTTAGAAACACCCGCAGCTACCGCTACCCGATCCATACTTGTACCAGCATAGCCATTTTGTAGGAACTCCTGCATTGCCCCTTGCAGAATTTGCTCTACTTTATCAACAGAATGATCTCGATCAACTTCGTCAGCTTTAATCCGTACCATTTATTAATTATCCTCTCTTATAAACAATTTTAATAGATGCGGCAATTTACCTTACGTCATTAATCCAGTTGTGACAAGCATTCTGGTGTATAACTCAATGCAAACTTCTTGGAAAAGGGACTGGGGATTGGGGGGATGAAGACGCAAGGGAGCGGGGTGCGGGGTGCAAGGAGGATGAAGAAAAATCTCCTCTTTCTACCTTTTATTCCCAATTTCCTCTTCTCCCTGCCCTTAGTCCTGGCGTGACCGATTAAATTGAGAATTTTAGTTTGGCGGTCTTGACTAAACTACTCCGTTTAGTTTAGCATGAATTGAACTGAACAGTTTAGTACAAGTTACTAATGGGGAAAGGTGAACACGATGGTGCAGAACTGGAAATTAGAGGATTTAAAGTCTCCCCAAAATCTTTTGCGATCGCCTACCACACTAGCAATAATTGCATCACTAGCAATAGGTGGAGCTAGTGTTTACACGGTGCTAAAGTTTCAGGCGACCGCTAATGAGAAGCCAGCCACACCAATAGCTGTTCAGCCAGTGGTAAAAACAGTTACAGCATTGGGACGCTTAGAACCAAATGGAGAAGTTATAAAACTGTCTGCAACAACTTCTACTGAGGGAAGTTTGCTTCAGAAGCTATTGGTAAAAGAAGGCGAGCGCGTCAAGGCTGGGCAGGTAATTGCAGTCATGGACAGTCGCGATCGCTTACAAGCAAGTTTAGTGGAAGCTCAAAAACAAGTTCAAGTTGCCCAATCCAACCTTAACAAAGTAAAAGCGGGAGCAAAACAGGGAGAAATTGGAGCAAAACAAGCTGCTGTCAGCCGTCTGCAAGTCGAATTAGAGGGAAATATCAAAATCCAGCAAGCCACAATCGATCGCCTAGAAGCAGACTTGCAAGGACAACGAGAGAGTTTACAAGCAACAGTGGATCGCGTCGCCGCCGAAAAGCGGAATGCTCAAGTAGAAGTGCAACGCTACGAAGCTTTATATCAAGCAGGGGCAATTTCCAGTCAGCAAGCCGATCAAAAACGCTTGAGTGCAGAAACTTCTACTCAGCAGGTAATTGAAAACCAAGCCAATAAGACAAGAACTGTCGCTACTTTAGAACAGCAGATTAAAGAAGCTAAAGCGAACCGCAACCAAACCCTCGCTAGCTTGCAACAGCAGATTAACGAAGCTAAAGCCACCCTTAACCAAACGGCTGAAGTCCGTCCTACAGACATTGCCAACGCCCAAGCAGAGGTAGACAGCGCTCAAGCGACTGTGGCAAAAATTAGAGCGCAACTCGATCAAGCTTATGTCCGCGCACCTGAAGCTGGACAAATTTTAAAGATTAATACACGAGCCGGAGAAACCGTTTCTAATGACGGAATTGTAGAACTCGGTCGAACCGATCAGATGTATGCAGTCGCAGAAGTTTACCAAAGTGATATTAACAAAGTGCGATCGGGGCAACGGGTAAAGGTAATCAGTGATTCCCTTCCTGGAGAATTACAGGGAACCGTCGATTGGATGGGGATGCAGGTACAGCGGCAAAATCTCGTCAACAGCGATCCTTCTAGCAATATTGACGGCAGAGTAGTGGAAGTGCATGTGCGATTAGATGAAGCATCTAGCGTCAAAGCTGCCAAGTTTACCAATCTACAAGTAAAGGCAGTGATAGAACTATGATTGGATTTATTCAACAATTGCGGCAGCGAACCCCTTTAGGATGGCTGCAACTGAGTCACGAAAAAAGCCGTCTGTTGGTGGCATTGGGAGGTATTGCTTTCGCTGATGTTCTTATGTTCATGCAGCTAGGGTTTCAGACCGCCTTATTTGAAAGTAATACTAAGCTGCATAAAAGTATACAGGCTGACATTTTGCTAGTTAGTCCTCAAGCCCGTAACGTGTTAAATGCGTCCACCTTTACACGGCGGCGGCTGTATCAGGCAATGGATGTACAAGGAGTGAAGTCAGCAGAACCAATGTATATCAGCATTGTCGATTGGAAGAATCCGAAAACACGCCAAAAGACATCTGTGCTAGTTATCGGGATCAATCCTGAAAAGCCAGCCTTTGACTTACCGGATGTGAACAGCCAGATAGATCGAGTGAAGCTACCAGATACTCTGCTGTTCGATCGCGCTTCTAGAGGAGATTATCAAGAAGCGATCGCTCAAGTTGCACAAGGCAAACCTGTTACAACTGAAATTGACCGCCGGACGATTACCATTAGCGGCTTATTTTCCATCGGCGCTTCCTTTGCGGCTGATGGAAACCTGATTACCAGCGACCAGAATTTCTTGCAGCTATTTCCGAAGCGAGAAGCAAGTAGTGTCAGTTTAGGGTTGGTTCAACTAGAACCAGGCTATGACATAAAACAGGTGAAAGCAGCTTTAGCATCTCATTTAGATAATGATGTTAAAGTTTTGACCAAAGCAGAATTTATCGAATTTGAAACAGATTATTGGAAAAAAAATACAGCCATCGGGTTTATCTTCAGCCTGGGTGTAGGAATGGGATTTATGGTGGGCGTGATTATCGTCTATCAAGTTCTTTCTACAGATGTAAATTCCCATATCAAAGAATACGCCACTTTCAAGGCAATGGGATATAACAATCTTTATTTATTAGGTGTGGTGTTTGAAGAGGCGATTATTTTGGCAATTTTGGGCTTTATCCCAGGAGCGATCGCACCTTTAGGACTTTATGCTCTAACTCGCAATGCCACCAATTTACCACTTTACATGACCGTAGCACGCGCCTCCACAGTGCTAATCCTAACAATGATTATGTGTATAATTTCGGGTGCGATCGCTACTCGGAAATTACAATCTGCTGACCCCGCAGATATGTTTTAAAAAATGGGGACTGGGTATTGGGTACTGGGTGTTGAATATTAACTTTTAATTCCTAGTCCCCAGTCCCTAATTACCAATTCAAAATCCAAAATCTAAAATCTAAAATCTAAAATTTAGTATGTTTCCCGTCATCTCTGTTAAAAATCTCGACCACTATTTTGGTCATGGTCAACTTCGTAAGCAAGTTCTTTTTGATATCAACCTGGATATTAATGCAGGCGAAATTATTATTATGACTGGGCCTTCTGGTTCTGGTAAAACTACACTTCTCACCTTATCAGGCGGCTTACGTTCTGCCCAATCTGGTAGTTTGCAGATATTGGGACAAGAACTTTGTGGCGCTAGTACAGCACAACTTACCCAAGTGCGACGCAATAACGGTTATATTTTCCAAGCGCACAACTTGCACGGTAGCCTGACAGTACTCCAGAACGTCAGAATGGGCTTGGAAGTGCATAATAATATTTCGCCGGCAGAAATGAAAACCCGGTCAGCCCAAATGTTAGAGGAGGTAGGATTAGGTCATCGCCTGAATTACTATCCTGATGATTTATCTGGAGGACAAAAACAAAGAGTTGCGATCGCTCGTGCTTTAGTTGGTCGTCCTAAAATTGTTTTAGCGGATGAACCTACCGCCGCCCTTGATAGTAAATCGGGACGAGATGTGGTCAACCTGATGCAAAAATTAGCTAAGGAGCAAAATTGCACCATTCTTTTGGTTACTCATGACAACCGCATTCTAGATATTGCTGATCGCATTGTCTACATGGAAGATGGCAAGCTAGTAAATGACCGTGCTGTTGTCGCAGTATCTTAACTGGTCGCGGCGTTCCTCCCCCACCATAATTTTAAGGGTTTGACACCCAATCCCTAATCCCCAGTCCCCAGTCCCATTTACTGTAACTAACTGTTATTGTTAATGTGTTAAGAGAAACACGAGGAAGAATCATAAAATGCAAGTTAGCGCTCGCAATGCTCTCAAAGGTACAGTTAAAAGCATCGTAGTAGGATCTGTAAATACAGAAGTGACATTAGAAATTGCACCTGGAGTAGAAGTAACTTCAATTATTACCAAATCATCAGCAGAAAGTCTGAAACTCACTGAAGGCAAAGAAGTATATGCCATAGTCAAATCATCAGACGTAATAATTGCCGTAGACTAAAGTAATTGTTGGGATTCTATTAAGAGGGGCAGTTTGACTGCCCCATGTAGAGCGATCGCTCATAGAATTGCGATCGCTACAGTAGGTCGAGGTAGGATACAGACACAAGTCCTTTGACACCGCCCAAAAGACCCAAAGGCAGCAGTTGTAGATGCCATACTAATATCTGCATCAGTCATTCCTGTATATCCCACTAGAAAGAAATAATGCCTTAAAGACCCCATAGCAAAACTGTGGGGTTTATTTCATTATTCGCAATCCAATACAGTTCGGTTAAGATTTTTTGATGAAAATTATAGATCGCAAAGATGCGATGAATCATCACAAAGACATAACCAAACAGTATTGATTTGTGTAGGCGTAGCCCAATACTGCGTAGGTTTTGCATTTTTAACTCGACATTGGGTTTGGGGAAAAGGTTAAAGGTTAAAGGTTTTTTCTTTCCTCTTTCTCCTTTTTCCCAAAACCCGACAAGTATTGAGGCGTAGCCCGTCGTAGAATCGCTATATTTATACATCCCTTCTTTAATATTGTCTAGAAAAAATACCAACTTTACAAGTAATAAATCAGAAAAGTGTATATAGAACTACAATACTTTCTACCAACTAGGTGATAAATTTTACGACTGATAAAGAGATAAAAAGCGATGAACTTAACACCCAGTGAGTTAGAACGCTATCACCGCCAAATGATGCTTCCCAATTTTGGAGAAGCAGGACAAAAGCGCTTGAAGTCTGCAACAGTATTGGTTACAGGTGTAGGGGGATTAGGCGGTACATCAGCACTTTATTTGGCAGTAGCGGGTGTTGGGCGGCTAATCCTAGTTCGGGGTGGTGACTTACGGCTGGATGATCTGAATCGTCAGGTTCTCATGACAAATGATTGGGTAGGTAAGCCAAGAGTATTCAAAGCCAGAGAAACCCTGCAAGCTATTAATCCTGATATTCAGGTGGAAGCAGTTCATGATTACGTTACAAAAGAGAATGTAGACTCTTTAGTGCAATCTGCTGATATAGCTGTTGATTGCGCCCACAATTTCACAGAGCGGAATTTGCTCAACCAAGCTTGCGTGCGCTGGCAAAAACCAATGGTGGAAGCTGCAATGGACGGAATGGAAGCTTATCTGACAACGATTATTCCTGGTGTCACTCCTTGTCTATCATGCTTGTTCCCAGAAAAGCCAGATTGGGATCAGCGTGGGTTTTCGGTTATCGGTGCTGTTTCTGGGACATTAGCTTGTCTTAGTGCATTAGAGGTAATAAAGTTGATTACTAAGTTTAGTCAACCTCTATTGTCACAACTGCTGACAATAGATTTGATGCGAATGGAATTTGCTAAACGACATTCTTATCACGATCCTTCGTGTCTGGTGTGTGGTAGTAGTGCTTGCTCGGAAAATTCGTAAACAACATCTTTACAAACAACCGAATCTACTCGTCGATAATATCTTGACACTCAATACTGTTCGCTTTGTGCATGTTTAACTTGAAATTGGGTTTGGGGTAAAGGTTAAGGGGTAAAGGTTAAAGGTTTTTCTTTTCCCTTTTACCCTTCCCCTTTTCCCCTTAAGCGAAAGGTATTGCTTGACACTTATCTATAACTCAGATATTAGTTCTATATACTTTACAGAGATTACCAAAATAGTTAGATAAATTGTGGCGATCGCTTATTAAAACGATCGCCACAATTTATCTACTCACTTCGAGCTATTCTGTAGAAAACTCTCCGTTATAGGCATCTCGAATCAGACAAGTTTTCAGAAATATTTTGGTTTCAAAGGAGAAGCAGGAGCAGATAATATGACTATATTTCTCACATTACTAACGTAACGACCTCCAGCTTTGTCACCTGGAACTACTAAACGAGCAAATCCTTCATTTATTAAAGGTACGACTCTACCATCACTAGCTTTTTTTTCAAATGCAACTAGCACTGTTTTACCTTCAAAGTTAGGTTGAATTTCACCAATAGCTACGACTGCACCATAACAATCTGTGGCTTCAACTAGAACATATTGCCTCAGAAAAGAGTTTTTAGGATTCACCCCATAATTTCCAGGTTTGAGACCACCTCCGGCTTTTGAATTATTAATCAATTCCCATAGGGGGATTCCATAATATGTTTCTGTTTGTGGCCCTGCTCCGGTTTGAAAGCTCACAGTAATTTCAGTAACTAATGCTGGATTCTGGTTTTTTAACAAATCTCGCAAATTTCTCAGGTTTTGCAAGTTATAGGTGGCTGGATTATTGAGTTCTCCACCCAAGCGAAAACTTGGTGAAGAACCTCCAAGACACTTATTTTTATTCCACACAGAAGGTATTTTCTCTCCTCGTTCCCAGCGAAGATCGCTCCTTGATTCAGCTAAAGTAGGCTGCCATAAAACCAGCATCGATAATATTAAAGATGCAATGGGTATATTGCGGTTAAAACGCATAAAACATTTCTCCGTTTACTATTGAATATTGAAAAAATTAGATAATAGAATAACTGTGGACACCTGCTTACCACCAAGCCCTAACACAGATGTCTGAGATGAAATTGAAAGACTGTGCAATAGTGATTGGGTTTCGTCAATATAATCTATTTAGAAATAATCTATTTAGAAATGCTATATTTTTAAAACTACTTTTCGCTTATACAATAGTAAAGTTATACCACCTGTGGCTAACATGGCAGATATTAAATCTGATTCAGGAATTGGTGTAATTTGACCCAAACCACTTATTGTGTTGCTAAACCCACCAAAATCATTCACTCGACGACCGGTAGTAACTAAAAAGTATTTCTGCCCTGTCAGGAGTTCTTGGTTGAAAGTAACAGCACTACCATTAGTAGTAGTATTTGCGATCAGAACATTGCTTAATTGTTCAGTAGGATTAAAATTTTCCTGATATAAAGCTAAGAAAATATCCCATTTTCTATTTGCAGGTGGCGTAAGTTGAGATTCACCACTTATAGTATATAAACCTGATTGATCCACCGTAAAATCAAATACAGTGTAAGGTACACTCATGCCCAAATTTCCATCTTTTTCACCACTGATCAGAGTGGGAGGATTCCCTGGTGCTACACGCCGCCAAATTGGTTCATTTGTTGTATCTCCCTGATAATTAAAGCTAGCAGCTTTGGAGGGTTGAGCGGTAGAAACAGTAGTTAATACTAATCCCAGAATCACCATTAATGATTTTTGAAAAAACTTTGTTCCTAACAACATAAAACATTATTTATGGCGTATTTTTTATACAAGTTTGTATTTTCGATTGAAGCTATCATACCAACTTGGTTGGAAAAAATCAATTCAACTACGTAATTAAACGCTGACTTTATCAAAACTTTAAGTAAAAAGTTTTTATTTTGATGAGATTACGCATATCACAAAACTTCAGTGCGTCCT
This Nostoc sp. C052 DNA region includes the following protein-coding sequences:
- a CDS encoding HesA/MoeB/ThiF family protein, encoding MNLTPSELERYHRQMMLPNFGEAGQKRLKSATVLVTGVGGLGGTSALYLAVAGVGRLILVRGGDLRLDDLNRQVLMTNDWVGKPRVFKARETLQAINPDIQVEAVHDYVTKENVDSLVQSADIAVDCAHNFTERNLLNQACVRWQKPMVEAAMDGMEAYLTTIIPGVTPCLSCLFPEKPDWDQRGFSVIGAVSGTLACLSALEVIKLITKFSQPLLSQLLTIDLMRMEFAKRHSYHDPSCLVCGSSACSENS
- the infC gene encoding translation initiation factor IF-3 produces the protein MNKWEKFIIAIQKQLINSQIKSPSVFLIDHENNNRGLIDTNEALQLAESLELDLVVVSQGKDAPIAKILNYGKLQYQKKKRQSQSARPTVKEVRFGLNVGIADYNLRIEKAVQWLSKGDSVKFAIRLRGREHQYRDQAGELLDRIANDLSQVGKIQSLDKRALIVQVIPA
- a CDS encoding PEP-CTERM sorting domain-containing protein codes for the protein MLLGTKFFQKSLMVILGLVLTTVSTAQPSKAASFNYQGDTTNEPIWRRVAPGNPPTLISGEKDGNLGMSVPYTVFDFTVDQSGLYTISGESQLTPPANRKWDIFLALYQENFNPTEQLSNVLIANTTTNGSAVTFNQELLTGQKYFLVTTGRRVNDFGGFSNTISGLGQITPIPESDLISAMLATGGITLLLYKRKVVLKI
- a CDS encoding DevA family ABC transporter ATP-binding protein, whose protein sequence is MFPVISVKNLDHYFGHGQLRKQVLFDINLDINAGEIIIMTGPSGSGKTTLLTLSGGLRSAQSGSLQILGQELCGASTAQLTQVRRNNGYIFQAHNLHGSLTVLQNVRMGLEVHNNISPAEMKTRSAQMLEEVGLGHRLNYYPDDLSGGQKQRVAIARALVGRPKIVLADEPTAALDSKSGRDVVNLMQKLAKEQNCTILLVTHDNRILDIADRIVYMEDGKLVNDRAVVAVS
- a CDS encoding TetR/AcrR family transcriptional regulator — encoded protein: MVRIKADEVDRDHSVDKVEQILQGAMQEFLQNGYAGTSMDRVAVAAGVSKATVYSHFQDKEGLFKVLLEQLASKKNDSIFGTEPIEGEPAAVLHHLGTKALDLMKNDQEHTAFMRVLIGESGRFPELAQICVQAMIKPVTETLTQYLAAPELNIPDPEATARILLGALVHFHITQDVMHGSDIIPMESDRLIDALTHLITKCAD
- a CDS encoding HlyD family efflux transporter periplasmic adaptor subunit, with amino-acid sequence MVQNWKLEDLKSPQNLLRSPTTLAIIASLAIGGASVYTVLKFQATANEKPATPIAVQPVVKTVTALGRLEPNGEVIKLSATTSTEGSLLQKLLVKEGERVKAGQVIAVMDSRDRLQASLVEAQKQVQVAQSNLNKVKAGAKQGEIGAKQAAVSRLQVELEGNIKIQQATIDRLEADLQGQRESLQATVDRVAAEKRNAQVEVQRYEALYQAGAISSQQADQKRLSAETSTQQVIENQANKTRTVATLEQQIKEAKANRNQTLASLQQQINEAKATLNQTAEVRPTDIANAQAEVDSAQATVAKIRAQLDQAYVRAPEAGQILKINTRAGETVSNDGIVELGRTDQMYAVAEVYQSDINKVRSGQRVKVISDSLPGELQGTVDWMGMQVQRQNLVNSDPSSNIDGRVVEVHVRLDEASSVKAAKFTNLQVKAVIEL
- a CDS encoding molybdopterin-binding protein — translated: MQVSARNALKGTVKSIVVGSVNTEVTLEIAPGVEVTSIITKSSAESLKLTEGKEVYAIVKSSDVIIAVD
- the devC gene encoding ABC transporter permease DevC; the protein is MIGFIQQLRQRTPLGWLQLSHEKSRLLVALGGIAFADVLMFMQLGFQTALFESNTKLHKSIQADILLVSPQARNVLNASTFTRRRLYQAMDVQGVKSAEPMYISIVDWKNPKTRQKTSVLVIGINPEKPAFDLPDVNSQIDRVKLPDTLLFDRASRGDYQEAIAQVAQGKPVTTEIDRRTITISGLFSIGASFAADGNLITSDQNFLQLFPKREASSVSLGLVQLEPGYDIKQVKAALASHLDNDVKVLTKAEFIEFETDYWKKNTAIGFIFSLGVGMGFMVGVIIVYQVLSTDVNSHIKEYATFKAMGYNNLYLLGVVFEEAIILAILGFIPGAIAPLGLYALTRNATNLPLYMTVARASTVLILTMIMCIISGAIATRKLQSADPADMF